From the Diospyros lotus cultivar Yz01 chromosome 13, ASM1463336v1, whole genome shotgun sequence genome, one window contains:
- the LOC127788284 gene encoding WRKY DNA-binding transcription factor 70-like gives MDSSWPEKYSASAAAGKAIQELILGRQLAIQLRSTLGCGDARSMAAAKDLVVRISQSFMQTISIMLEEQSAANEVSQIPANYSFGSSPWWDGWNSEGSSENCLSSTVGNRRDSHKRRRTGEAWTKVTRTSVADGYTWRKYGQKVILNTKHPRNYYRCTHKFEKGCEARKQVQQTEDNPPMFITTYHGSHTCWNNPIHNSPRIIIDSARLEPNTSVLISFRSTTSPNTPPPERFFPATSFINQQESKEKKSSWIELPNQASPSSDNTLLPSQLDNGGGNVTAVLEPFGASSARSSEGYEGLDMDIAVEDVEFDNLFGLI, from the exons ATGGACTCTTCTTGGCCAGAAAAGTACTCAGCCTCCGCCGCCGCCGGAAAAGCTATTCAAGAGCTGATTCTGGGCCGCCAACTCGCAATCCAGCTCAGATCAACCCTTGGCTGTGGCGACGCTCGATCTATGGCCGCCGCCAAGGACCTCGTCGTGAGGATTTCACAATCCTTTATGCAGACTATTTCAATAATGTTGGAGGAGCAAAGTGCAGCCAACGAGGTTTCTCAAATTCCGGCCAACTACTCGTTTGGAAGTTCGCCGTGGTGGGACGGTTGGAACTCTGAGGGTTCCAGCGAGAACTGCCTGAGCTCCACCGTGGGAAACCGTAGAGACAGCCACAAGAGAAG AAGGACTGGGGAAGCATGGACAAAGGTTACCCGAACTTCAGTCGCCGACGGCTATACATGGAGGAAATATGGACAGAAAGTTATCCTCAATACCAAACACCCCAG GAACTACTATAGGTGCACCCACAAGTTCGAAAAGGGTTGCGAAGCTAGGAAGCAGGTGCAGCAAACCGAAGATAATCCTCCAATGTTCATAACCACCTACCATGGCAGCCACACTTGCTGGAATAATCCCATTCATAATTCTCCTCGCATCATCATCGATTCTGCTCGTCTGGAACCCAACACTTCAGTCCTAATTAGCTTTAGGTCAACCACCAGCCCAAACACGCCGCCCCCGGAGAGATTTTTTCCGGCCACCTCCTTCATAAATCAACAAGAAAGCAAGGAAAAGAAGTCGAGTTGGATTGAACTGCCGAACCAAGCATCACCGTCGTCGGACAATACTCTGCTGCCCTCACAGCTCGATAATGGCGGTGGAAATGTCACGGCGGTGTTGGAACCATTCGGGGCCTCGTCGGCGCGGTCCTCTGAGGGGTACGAGGGATTGGATATGGATATAGCTGTGGAGGACGTTgagtttgataatttatttggattAATTTGA